The Xiphias gladius isolate SHS-SW01 ecotype Sanya breed wild chromosome 4, ASM1685928v1, whole genome shotgun sequence genome includes a window with the following:
- the tab2 gene encoding TGF-beta-activated kinase 1 and MAP3K7-binding protein 2 isoform X2 codes for MAQGSHQIDIQVLHDLRQKFPEVPEGVVSQCVLQNNNNLDACCQYLSQVSPGYLYSEEGNLSFSDDPSIIRLRNHMTQLNLGLQSQNVHVAPVRDGLRMNGSRTLAHSLSDGPLQTGQAPNSDFFQQEPQSAPVQVPSGLNVFGVMEPTRKPQPPQHLGLYPMGVKGTTMGAQQAPRFNPITVTLAPNIQTGRNTPTSLHIHGGPQSGLSSPQGNSIYIRPYVSQTGTTRQNQQQGSRAQYSPTSQPQQQIYQISHPSSLSGSWSGPQHASSSHTSQHQTQGHQTSHVYMPISSPTNPQAPSILPTGSQTSSSGVSSCSSSSSSSSVMPSSSTISQYNIQNISTGPRKNQIEIKLESPQRSNSTTTTAVLRTSSGPRSSSTSSSCPSSSSSSTGVATVPTTPLSIGCPGLSRSQPTVYISASPPTAATTPSEEAVMASAGSRSQPKFYISANASSDDGGGRNPHTVYISANPPLQGPSGARNMGGQVSMGPAYIHHHPPKSRASVGGGGTASSPRVVVTQPNTKYTFKITVSPNKPPAVSPGVVSPTFEPNNLLSLPSDHHFVEPDPLHLSDPLSPHREKPSEPRRLSMSSDDAAYTQALLVHQKARMDRLWHELELKKKKLEKLKEEVNEMENDLTRRRLERSNSASQIPSIEEMKQLRCKNRLLQIDIDCLTKEIDLLQTRGPHFNPSAIHNFYDYIGFLGPVPSKPKDSGCKIVKPIADQEEDEGTQWSCTACTFLNHPALNRCEQCEFPRHF; via the exons ATGGCCCAGGGAAGCCACCAGATTGACATTCAGGTTTTGCATGACCTGCGCCAAAAGTTCCCTGAAGTCCCAGAGGGTGTTGTCTCCCAGTGTGTTCTGCAG aacaacaacaacttaGACGCCTGCTGTCAATACTTGTCCCAAGTCAGTCCAGGCTACCTGTACAGTGAAGAAGGAAACCTGAGCTTTTCTGACGACCCTAGCATCATCAGGCTCCGTAATCACATGACCCAGCTGAACCTGGGCCTGCAGTCTCAGAATGTGCACGTGGCCCCGGTTCGGGACGGCCTGAGAATGAACGGCAGCCGGACTCTGGCCCACAGCCTGAGTGACGGGCCCCTCCAGACAGGCCAGGCCCCCAATAGTGACTTCTTTCAGCAGGAGCCCCAGTCAGCCCCAGTGCAGGTGCCCTCCGGCCTCAATGTATTTGGTGTGATGGAACCCACGCGCAAACCGCAGCCTCCACAACACCTTGGACTTTACCCTATGGGTGTCAAAGGAACAACTATGGGTGCCCAGCAAGCGCCACGCTTCAACCCCATTACAGTGACGCTTGCCCCTAATATCCAGACGGGCCGCAACACCCCCACTTCTTTGCACATACACGGTGGGCCACAGTCAGGCCTAAGCAGTCCACAGGGTAACTCTATCTACATCAGGCCCTATGTTAGCCAGACCGGTACGACCCGGCAGAACCAGCAGCAGGGAAGCAGGGCCCAGTATAGCCCCACTTCCCAGCCCCAGCAGCAGATCTACCAGATCTCTCACCCCTCCTCCCTGTCCGGCTCCTGGTCCGGCCCTCAGCACGCCTCCTCTTCACATACCTCACAGCACCAGACCCAGGGCCACCAGACCTCTCATGTCTACATGCCAATTAGCTCCCCCACAAATCCCCAGGCGCCCTCCATTCTTCCCACTGGAAGCCAGACCTCTTCCTCCGGTGTCTCCTcgtgctcctcttcctcttcctcctcctctgtcatgcCATCATCCTCTACCATCAGCCAATACAACATCCAGAACATCTCCACTGGCCCACGGAAGAATCAGATAGAGATCAAACTTGAATCTCCTCAAAGGAGCAACTCCACCACCACAACAGCTGTGCTGCGGACAAGCAGTGGACCCCGTTCatcttccacctcctcctcctgtccttcGTCTTCGTCCTCCTCAACCGGGGTGGCTACTGTGCCAACCACCCCTCTGTCCATCGGATGCCCAGGTCTGAGTCGCAGCCAGCCAACTGTTTACATCTCTGCCAGCCCACCTACTGCTGCTACCACTCCATCTGAGGAGGCCGTCATGGCCTCTGCCGGCTCCCGCTCCCAACCCAAGTTTTATATCTCTGCCAATGCCTCCAGCGACGATGGTGGGGGTAGGAACCCTCACACAGTCTACATCTCAGCCAACCCTCCCTTGCAGGGGCCTTCAGGGGCCAGGAACATGGGAGGCCAAGTGAGCATGGGCCCAGCCTACATCCACCACCATCCACCTAAGTCTCGTGCATCTGTGGGAGGGGGAGGCACAGCTTCTTCCCCTCGCGTGGTGGTGACTCAGCCCAACACCAAATACACTTTTAAAATCACCGTGTCACCCAATAAGCCCCCAGCTGTGTCCCCTGGAGTAGTGTCCCCTACTTTTGAGCCCAACAACCTCCTAAGCCTACCCTCAGACCACCACTTTGTGGAGCCAGACCCCCTCCATCTCTCAGACCCGCTGTCGCCACACAGGGAGAAGCCGAGTGAGCCTCGCAGACTCAGTATGAGCTCTGATGATGCAGCGTACACACAAG CATTGTTGGTCCATCAGAAAGCCCGCATGGACAGGCTGTGGCACGAGCTggagctgaagaagaagaagctggagaAGCTAAAAGAGGAGGTCAACGAGATGGAGAATGACCTGACCAGGAGACGGCTGGAGAGATCCAACTCGGCCTCCCAAATTCCTTCT ATCGAGGAAATGAAGCAGTTGCGATGCAAAAACAGGTTACTGCAGATCGACATTGACTGCCTCACCAAAGAAATTGATCTCCTTCAGACAAGAG GACCACACTTTAATCCCAGTGCAATCCATAATTTTTATGACTACATTGGATTCCTCGGTCCTGTCCCATCCAAACCCAAAG ACTCGGGCTGTAAGATTGTGAAGCCCATTGcagaccaggaggaggatgaggggaCGCAGTGGAGCTGTACAGCCTGCACCTTCCTCAACCATCCCGCCCTCAACCGCTGTGAACAGTGCGAGTTCCCGCGGCACTTCTGA
- the tab2 gene encoding TGF-beta-activated kinase 1 and MAP3K7-binding protein 2 isoform X1 codes for MAQGSHQIDIQVLHDLRQKFPEVPEGVVSQCVLQNNNNLDACCQYLSQVSPGYLYSEEGNLSFSDDPSIIRLRNHMTQLNLGLQSQNVHVAPVRDGLRMNGSRTLAHSLSDGPLQTGQAPNSDFFQQEPQSAPVQVPSGLNVFGVMEPTRKPQPPQHLGLYPMGVKGTTMGAQQAPRFNPITVTLAPNIQTGRNTPTSLHIHGGPQSGLSSPQGNSIYIRPYVSQTGTTRQNQQQGSRAQYSPTSQPQQQIYQISHPSSLSGSWSGPQHASSSHTSQHQTQGHQTSHVYMPISSPTNPQAPSILPTGSQTSSSGVSSCSSSSSSSSVMPSSSTISQYNIQNISTGPRKNQIEIKLESPQRSNSTTTTAVLRTSSGPRSSSTSSSCPSSSSSSTGVATVPTTPLSIGCPGLSRSQPTVYISASPPTAATTPSEEAVMASAGSRSQPKFYISANASSDDGGGRNPHTVYISANPPLQGPSGARNMGGQVSMGPAYIHHHPPKSRASVGGGGTASSPRVVVTQPNTKYTFKITVSPNKPPAVSPGVVSPTFEPNNLLSLPSDHHFVEPDPLHLSDPLSPHREKPSEPRRLSMSSDDAAYTQALLVHQKARMDRLWHELELKKKKLEKLKEEVNEMENDLTRRRLERSNSASQIPSIEEMKQLRCKNRLLQIDIDCLTKEIDLLQTRGPHFNPSAIHNFYDYIGFLGPVPSKPKGTLSIDSGCKIVKPIADQEEDEGTQWSCTACTFLNHPALNRCEQCEFPRHF; via the exons ATGGCCCAGGGAAGCCACCAGATTGACATTCAGGTTTTGCATGACCTGCGCCAAAAGTTCCCTGAAGTCCCAGAGGGTGTTGTCTCCCAGTGTGTTCTGCAG aacaacaacaacttaGACGCCTGCTGTCAATACTTGTCCCAAGTCAGTCCAGGCTACCTGTACAGTGAAGAAGGAAACCTGAGCTTTTCTGACGACCCTAGCATCATCAGGCTCCGTAATCACATGACCCAGCTGAACCTGGGCCTGCAGTCTCAGAATGTGCACGTGGCCCCGGTTCGGGACGGCCTGAGAATGAACGGCAGCCGGACTCTGGCCCACAGCCTGAGTGACGGGCCCCTCCAGACAGGCCAGGCCCCCAATAGTGACTTCTTTCAGCAGGAGCCCCAGTCAGCCCCAGTGCAGGTGCCCTCCGGCCTCAATGTATTTGGTGTGATGGAACCCACGCGCAAACCGCAGCCTCCACAACACCTTGGACTTTACCCTATGGGTGTCAAAGGAACAACTATGGGTGCCCAGCAAGCGCCACGCTTCAACCCCATTACAGTGACGCTTGCCCCTAATATCCAGACGGGCCGCAACACCCCCACTTCTTTGCACATACACGGTGGGCCACAGTCAGGCCTAAGCAGTCCACAGGGTAACTCTATCTACATCAGGCCCTATGTTAGCCAGACCGGTACGACCCGGCAGAACCAGCAGCAGGGAAGCAGGGCCCAGTATAGCCCCACTTCCCAGCCCCAGCAGCAGATCTACCAGATCTCTCACCCCTCCTCCCTGTCCGGCTCCTGGTCCGGCCCTCAGCACGCCTCCTCTTCACATACCTCACAGCACCAGACCCAGGGCCACCAGACCTCTCATGTCTACATGCCAATTAGCTCCCCCACAAATCCCCAGGCGCCCTCCATTCTTCCCACTGGAAGCCAGACCTCTTCCTCCGGTGTCTCCTcgtgctcctcttcctcttcctcctcctctgtcatgcCATCATCCTCTACCATCAGCCAATACAACATCCAGAACATCTCCACTGGCCCACGGAAGAATCAGATAGAGATCAAACTTGAATCTCCTCAAAGGAGCAACTCCACCACCACAACAGCTGTGCTGCGGACAAGCAGTGGACCCCGTTCatcttccacctcctcctcctgtccttcGTCTTCGTCCTCCTCAACCGGGGTGGCTACTGTGCCAACCACCCCTCTGTCCATCGGATGCCCAGGTCTGAGTCGCAGCCAGCCAACTGTTTACATCTCTGCCAGCCCACCTACTGCTGCTACCACTCCATCTGAGGAGGCCGTCATGGCCTCTGCCGGCTCCCGCTCCCAACCCAAGTTTTATATCTCTGCCAATGCCTCCAGCGACGATGGTGGGGGTAGGAACCCTCACACAGTCTACATCTCAGCCAACCCTCCCTTGCAGGGGCCTTCAGGGGCCAGGAACATGGGAGGCCAAGTGAGCATGGGCCCAGCCTACATCCACCACCATCCACCTAAGTCTCGTGCATCTGTGGGAGGGGGAGGCACAGCTTCTTCCCCTCGCGTGGTGGTGACTCAGCCCAACACCAAATACACTTTTAAAATCACCGTGTCACCCAATAAGCCCCCAGCTGTGTCCCCTGGAGTAGTGTCCCCTACTTTTGAGCCCAACAACCTCCTAAGCCTACCCTCAGACCACCACTTTGTGGAGCCAGACCCCCTCCATCTCTCAGACCCGCTGTCGCCACACAGGGAGAAGCCGAGTGAGCCTCGCAGACTCAGTATGAGCTCTGATGATGCAGCGTACACACAAG CATTGTTGGTCCATCAGAAAGCCCGCATGGACAGGCTGTGGCACGAGCTggagctgaagaagaagaagctggagaAGCTAAAAGAGGAGGTCAACGAGATGGAGAATGACCTGACCAGGAGACGGCTGGAGAGATCCAACTCGGCCTCCCAAATTCCTTCT ATCGAGGAAATGAAGCAGTTGCGATGCAAAAACAGGTTACTGCAGATCGACATTGACTGCCTCACCAAAGAAATTGATCTCCTTCAGACAAGAG GACCACACTTTAATCCCAGTGCAATCCATAATTTTTATGACTACATTGGATTCCTCGGTCCTGTCCCATCCAAACCCAAAGGTACTTTATCTATTG ACTCGGGCTGTAAGATTGTGAAGCCCATTGcagaccaggaggaggatgaggggaCGCAGTGGAGCTGTACAGCCTGCACCTTCCTCAACCATCCCGCCCTCAACCGCTGTGAACAGTGCGAGTTCCCGCGGCACTTCTGA